One genomic region from Verrucomicrobiia bacterium encodes:
- a CDS encoding zinc-binding dehydrogenase — protein sequence MKAVGFTQTGSVSNIELLELPAPEKLQEGEVRLKFLSGSLNHLDLWVIKGLPHLKYQFPHIAGSDFCGKVIESRSKKFKVGDRVLVYPGGNSGTDNREHLPENLRDDFLIRGENCHGVFREELVEPEKYLIKTPVHLTDEQAGALPLAFLTAYQMVAEKGFSPERDEPQKIEPVLVHAAGSGVSQAILELLLSFGFKRVAATSRQPEKLKIWEKRSVKGFISGPNLESDLKNWVGRERFGLIFDHVGEAYFEMNIRLLRKGGKYITCGATSGFKAPLDLRHLFFRQLQLLGSTMGSLPAFQRMVDWVAGKKIVPFVSHTFPFDNPKPAYELMESGRQNGKIVLRAK from the coding sequence ATGAAAGCCGTCGGTTTTACACAAACCGGTTCGGTCTCCAACATCGAACTGCTGGAGCTTCCCGCGCCGGAAAAACTTCAAGAAGGGGAAGTCCGGCTGAAATTTTTATCCGGAAGCCTGAACCATCTCGACTTGTGGGTGATAAAAGGCCTCCCCCATCTTAAATATCAATTTCCCCACATTGCCGGCTCCGATTTTTGCGGAAAAGTAATCGAGAGCCGTTCAAAAAAATTCAAAGTCGGCGACCGGGTTTTGGTTTATCCCGGCGGCAATTCGGGAACGGACAATCGGGAACACCTGCCCGAAAATCTGCGTGACGACTTTTTGATTCGGGGGGAAAACTGCCACGGCGTTTTCCGGGAGGAGCTGGTTGAGCCGGAGAAATACCTAATCAAAACCCCCGTGCACCTTACGGATGAACAGGCCGGCGCCTTGCCGCTTGCCTTTCTGACCGCCTATCAGATGGTGGCGGAAAAGGGGTTTTCACCCGAACGGGATGAGCCGCAGAAAATCGAGCCGGTGCTGGTGCACGCCGCCGGCAGCGGCGTATCGCAGGCAATCCTCGAATTGTTGCTTTCGTTCGGCTTCAAACGGGTTGCCGCCACTTCACGTCAACCGGAAAAACTGAAAATTTGGGAAAAAAGAAGCGTTAAGGGTTTTATCTCCGGCCCCAATCTCGAATCGGACTTAAAAAACTGGGTCGGGCGGGAGCGCTTCGGGCTGATTTTTGACCACGTCGGCGAGGCGTACTTTGAAATGAACATCCGCCTGCTGCGAAAAGGCGGCAAATACATCACCTGCGGCGCGACTTCCGGCTTTAAAGCGCCGCTTGATTTGCGCCATCTATTCTTCCGCCAGCTGCAGCTTTTGGGCTCTACAATGGGAAGTTTGCCGGCGTTCCAAAGAATGGTGGACTGGGTGGCCGGAAAGAAAATCGTTCCCTTTGTTTCCCACACTTTTCCTTTCGACAATCCCAAACCGGCCTACGAGCTTATGGAATCCGGCCGCCAAAACGGCAAAATCGTTCTGAGGGCAAAGTGA
- a CDS encoding UDP-2,3-diacylglucosamine diphosphatase, which produces MRDTIYFVSDLHLGAGTPSEEERKKEKFIRFLQFVRQNGKALYIVGDLFDFWFEYKNAIPKTELELLVALKNLTLMNVPVVYLAGNHDFWHRDFFAKYLGVKIEKGDVVLNHEGKKIFVTHGDGKARSDWGYRIIKVLFRHPVNVWLYRLLPVDWAFPLARLVSGSSRRWSEQRGKEQLPEYEAFARQKFAEGFDAVILAHSHWPELKAVEGRTILNIGDFMHHFTYGVLRGREFQLTKLE; this is translated from the coding sequence ATGCGCGACACCATCTACTTCGTGTCCGACCTTCATCTGGGAGCCGGAACGCCCTCCGAAGAGGAGCGGAAGAAGGAAAAATTCATCCGGTTTCTGCAGTTCGTCCGGCAGAATGGAAAGGCCTTGTACATCGTGGGGGATTTGTTCGACTTCTGGTTCGAATACAAAAACGCCATCCCCAAAACGGAGCTGGAGCTTCTGGTTGCGCTGAAGAACCTCACCTTGATGAACGTGCCGGTGGTTTATCTGGCGGGCAACCACGACTTTTGGCACCGGGATTTTTTTGCCAAATACCTCGGAGTCAAAATCGAAAAAGGGGATGTGGTTTTGAACCACGAAGGGAAAAAAATTTTTGTCACCCACGGGGACGGCAAGGCCCGCTCCGATTGGGGGTACCGCATTATCAAAGTCCTATTCCGGCATCCCGTAAACGTCTGGCTGTACCGGCTTTTGCCGGTCGATTGGGCCTTTCCCCTGGCGCGGCTGGTTTCCGGTTCTTCCCGCCGCTGGAGCGAACAGCGGGGGAAGGAACAGCTTCCGGAATACGAAGCGTTCGCCCGGCAAAAATTTGCCGAGGGATTCGACGCCGTGATTTTGGCCCACTCCCATTGGCCGGAGTTGAAGGCGGTCGAAGGGAGGACGATCTTGAACATCGGGGATTTTATGCACCATTTCACCTATGGCGTTTTAAGGGGGAGAGAGTTTCAGCTTACAAAGCTGGAATAG
- a CDS encoding DUF92 domain-containing protein, whose protein sequence is MRILFSLFLALSVSGAGFFFRALDLSGFFAATLVGAAIFWGAGFPGAAVLIFFFVLGSALSRLPPEVFAPEQKARRDWRQVLANGFWPSLLAMGYGLRHEEVYYLAFVSSIAAACADTTSGEVGVRGGQKTYSIMNFRPVPTGVSGGVSLTGTLAGLAGSVLVALVGVGPRGWDFFLSCKAILLISAVGFLGTLFDSLLGATLQAKYRCTACRSVIEVPIHCGRVAERTSGFSFLDNDGVNFLVTLFAGLIGLLAF, encoded by the coding sequence TTGAGGATTCTTTTTTCCCTTTTTCTGGCCCTTTCGGTCTCGGGAGCGGGATTTTTCTTCCGGGCGCTCGATCTTTCCGGTTTTTTTGCAGCCACGCTGGTCGGGGCCGCGATTTTCTGGGGGGCGGGATTTCCCGGAGCGGCGGTTCTGATTTTCTTCTTCGTTCTGGGCTCGGCCCTTTCCCGCCTGCCGCCGGAGGTTTTCGCCCCGGAGCAGAAGGCCCGGCGGGATTGGCGGCAGGTCTTGGCAAACGGGTTTTGGCCTTCACTTTTGGCCATGGGATACGGTCTTCGACACGAGGAGGTGTACTATTTGGCGTTCGTTTCCTCCATTGCCGCGGCCTGTGCGGACACGACAAGCGGGGAAGTTGGTGTTCGTGGGGGGCAAAAGACTTATTCCATTATGAATTTTCGCCCCGTTCCAACCGGTGTGTCCGGTGGCGTCAGTTTAACCGGCACGCTGGCCGGTCTGGCCGGCTCCGTCCTCGTTGCCCTCGTGGGTGTGGGGCCGAGGGGTTGGGACTTTTTTCTTTCCTGTAAGGCAATCCTTTTGATTTCGGCTGTCGGTTTTTTGGGAACGCTCTTTGATTCACTTTTGGGCGCAACTTTGCAAGCGAAATATCGCTGTACAGCTTGCCGCTCGGTAATTGAGGTTCCCATCCATTGCGGTCGGGTGGCGGAACGGACTTCCGGGTTTTCGTTTCTGGACAACGACGGGGTCAATTTTCTGGTCACCCTGTTTGCCGGTCTTATCGGCTTGCTGGCGTTTTAG